DNA sequence from the Lachancea thermotolerans CBS 6340 chromosome H complete sequence genome:
GTAGGACCTTGAGGACCTGATAGattctcctcttcttcgcgAAGATTTGGTGTTAGGTCTTTGGGAGTCCATATCGGAGGAGTCGAAAGAGGATGGGATATCATCATAGAAATCATCGACGTCGTCACCCCTCACTCTGTCGCTTGGGTTGAAAGCACGAGATTCAAGCACTCTGAAAAGCGGGTCTGCGGCAGGTGGGGGCCTTACGCGGCCAGTTAGAATCATTTTGCTCTTACATTTCTCCCCGTATATCTTGCGATTGGCTTCCCTTCTCTCAATGATCACAGATCCCTCGACGGATACACCAGCAAAAATACCCTTAGTTTTCGAGTAAGAGAAGACTGCGGCTACACCGCCCAGCGACGCAGATGCGGCTGCCTCTGCGTTCCTGCCCAGAGGCCCTGCCGCCACTGAGACGTTTCCGCCGAGCGTAATTGTGCCGAATTCGGAAAACGACTTCACCGCATCGTCAGTGTTCAAAATAAAGACAAAGTCCGTCAACTCCACACCTATCaggccgccggcgccggctCCTGCAAGCGCAATTGCCGATGGCGCGGACCATGATCCGTCGCGCAGCCGCGCGACAATTACACCCGAACCCGCACGTCCACTGAACAAGAAGCCGGCCTTCAACACTGTGATAATTGCAAGCCCCTTGGCACGCTTTAGCACATTTGGCGGGATCACTGTGTCAGCTCCGAACACTTGGTTCGGCTTTACAAAGCTTGCCAGAACTTTCGCAGCTTTCCTGCAAACCCATTTCCGTTAGCATCTTTGTTGGCGTGTTTTCCTGCATACCGAAATAAAATCATACTTGCTCTCCGACTTCAGCGATCTAGGAATTGGATTGTTGATACCCATTTTGCTTGCCTAGTCAACTTTCGCGTCCGTTTAATTCGTTTCGACACCTGAGGGTTAATATATTAGACGTTAAAGTCAGGGGAAAACTCACCTAATTATGACTAGCGCGATTACTCAAACCCTGGAGAAGTGTCAGTTTCCACGAAAAATTTGCAAATGCCAAGCCGAAGCATCGATCCTGGCCTGGTAAGCTTCCAAGCAGAATAAGCCTGAAGGACTGCCGTAGTTCCTATGGTATCAACCACTTTAGAGCCCCTAGAGAAGTTAAAGGCATCTAACGGTATTTGATATCACTATTTCGACCTCCGCCGGCTGACCATATAGCCTCCTCAAAACAAACCATTTAAATGTAGAGAACGAAACGCTAGCCTTCAAACAATTGGCTGgagttttctttggaaagaCTTCTTCTACGTGTGACATCAGTTGTTATATAGCTAACAGCCGCG
Encoded proteins:
- a CDS encoding SYLF and SH3 domain-containing protein (similar to Saccharomyces cerevisiae YFR024C-A LSB3 or to YHR016C uniprot|P32793 Saccharomyces cerevisiae YHR016C YSC84), with protein sequence MGINNPIPRSLKSESKYDFISPNQVFGADTVIPPNVLKRAKGLAIITVLKAGFLFSGRAGSGVIVARLRDGSWSAPSAIALAGAGAGGLIGVELTDFVFILNTDDAVKSFSEFGTITLGGNVSVAAGPLGRNAEAAASASLGGVAAVFSYSKTKGIFAGVSVEGSVIIERREANRKIYGEKCKSKMILTGRVRPPPAADPLFRVLESRAFNPSDRVRGDDVDDFYDDIPSSFDSSDMDSQRPNTKSSRRRGESIRSSRSYQGSFDDDFAEDDPNDVSGYYSNARNRRTSTRWEDDVYDRDVGDATTRMQNSKISDAPSRPRTEKPDFGLSPSAHSRTASSGAPKAVALYTFKGEQSGDLPFRKGDVITILKKSESQDDWWTGRNNGQEGIFPANYVELV